The following proteins are co-located in the Canis aureus isolate CA01 chromosome X, VMU_Caureus_v.1.0, whole genome shotgun sequence genome:
- the CYSLTR1 gene encoding cysteinyl leukotriene receptor 1 → MDGVGNLTVSSANNNKCNDTIDDFRNQVYSTLYSMISVVGFFGNSFVLYVLIKTYHEKSAFQVYMINLAVADLLCVCTLPLRVVYYVHKGIWLFGDFLCRLSTYALYVNLYCSIFFMTAMSFFRCIAIVFPVQNINLVTQKKARFVCLGIWIFVILASSPFLLSTSYKDEKNNTKCFEPPQDNQAKNHVLVLHYVSLFVGFIIPFVIIIACYTMIILTLLKNSMKKNLSSRKKAIGMIIVVTAAFLISFMPYHIQRTIHLHFLHNETKPCDSVLRMQKSVVITLSLAASNCCFDPLLYFFSGGNFRRRLSTFRKHSLSSVTYVPKKKASLPEKGEEICKE, encoded by the coding sequence ATGGATGGAGTCGGGAATCTGACAGTATCTTCTGCCAATAATAACAAGTGCAATGACACTATTGATGACTTCCGCAATCAAGTATATTCCACTTTGTACTCTATGATCTCCGTTGTGGGCTTCTTTGGCAATAGCTTTGTGCTCTATGTCCTCATAAAAACATATCATGAGAAGTCAGCTTTCCAAGTATACATGATTAATTTAGCAGTAGCAGatctactgtgtgtgtgtacattgcCTCTCCGTGTGGTCTATTATGTTCACAAAGGCATTTGGCTTTTCGGTGACTTTTTGTGCCGCCTCAGCACCTATGCCTTGTATGTCAACCTCTATTGTAGTATCTTCTTTATGACAGCCATGAGCTTTTTCCGGTGTATTGCAATTGTTTTCCCAGTCCAGAACATTAATTTGGTTACCCAGAAGAAAGCGAGGTTTGTGTGTCTTGGCATTTGGATTTTTGTGATTTTGGCCAGTTCTCCATTTTTGCTGTCCACATCTtacaaagatgagaaaaacaatACCAAGTGCTTTGAGCCTCCACAGGACAATCAGGCTAAAAATCATGTTTTGGTCTTGCATTATGTGTCATTGTTTGTAGGATTTATCATTCCTTTTGTTATTATAATTGCCTGTTATACAATGATCATTTTAACCTTACTTAAAAATTCCATGAAGAAAAATCTATCAAGTCGTAAAAAAGCTATAGGAATGATAATAGTTGTGACAGCTGCCTTTTTGATCAGCTTCATGCCATATCATATTCAACGCACCATCCACCTTCATTTTTTACACAATGAAACTAAACCCTGTGATTCTGTTCTTAGAATGCAAAAGTCAGTGGTCATAACCTTGTCTCTGGCTGCATCAAATTGTTGCTTTGACCCTCTCCTATATTTCTTTTCAGGGGGGAACTTTAGGAGAAGACTGTCTACATTTAGAAAGCATTCTTTGTCCAGTGTGACTTATGTACCCAAGAAAAAGGCCTCTTTgccagaaaaaggagaagaaatatgtaaAGAGTAA